AATGGACTACGTCATTTTGACGTTTGTTTCATTGATCCGCTCAATTGTTAAGCGTTTTTTAATTGGATAGTGGGTATAGTCTAATCTTTAGACACCCATACCTAATTTTTAGGTATTGCCATTTTTTTAAATTAAAATGGACTACGTCATTTTGACGTTTGTTTCATTGATCCGCTCAATTGTTAAGCGTTTTTTAATTGGATAGTGGGTATAGTCTAATTTTTAGACACCCATACCTAATTTTTAGGTATTACCATTTTTTTAAATTAAAATGGACTACGTCATTTTGACGTTTGTAATGCATAAACTTCACCTTTCTTAACCTAAACTTTTGTTCTTCCTTAACTTCACCTTCCTTAACTTAAACTTTTGTTCTTCCTTAACTTTTATGCTATTACATAGCACTAAACTTATAAAGTTATGTTTTACTTTTTCCTTATTGAAGGATTCTACAACGTTTCTTTAATAAAAAGTAACTAAACTTTACCCTTTAAATATACTATAATTTTCCAGTATATGCAATGAAAAAAACTGACTTTAATCATTAACTAGTGTATAATATTTTTATCTCCTAATTATGTAAGTCTATTTACTCTACTAGATAGAGAAATGTTTACAACTCAGATTGAGAAAAGTTTATTCAAAAAAAGTTTAGGAGGTACTAATAATATGTACAAAAGTTTAGGCAAAAAAGAAATACAAACAATGTATTCTTATCTTGAAAGTAAATTCGGAAGAGAAAAAACTTCTCAATTCTTACTTGAAGAAGGTATAAAGCCTTTGACTAATAGGGTAGGGAAGCAATTAACTTCTTTTATGGCATTTCCCCAAAGAGGTACTGAGGGTAGTTGCGGATGGAAAGGTAATCTTTCTCCTAAAGTATCAAAAGCATTGATTGACTATATAATTGATTATAAAAATTATTATAATCAGAAGACTAACTTAAAAGTAATTGATGCCATGGGAGGTTCAGGAACACTAAAACTGCTCTGTGACAATCTTAATATTTCATGTAGTAGCTATGATCTTAATCCAAATTATCAACATGGAGTAGGGGGGTGGAATGCAATTACGGATGATCTTCCAGAATCAGCTGATATTATAAATATACATCCACCGTATTATAATGCTGTTACTTATAGTGGTAATGTATGGGGAAACCAACCTTATCCTGGTGACTTAAGTCGTTGCAGCTGCTATAAAGAATTTATTGAAAAATTAAATATCGTCAATCAAAAGTTGTTTTTATCTTTAAGGAAAGGTGGAAGACTTTTAATCACTGTTGGTGATGTAAGAAAAAATGGTAAATTTTTTAGCATTCAACAAGATATGGCTAAGTTTGGTAAATTAGAAAGTTTTATTGTCAAAGCACAATATAATTGTTCTTCAGATAATAGAACTTATAAGAAACCATTTATACCAATTGTCACTGAATATGTAATGGTATTTATGAAAGATAAATCTTTCATTGTTAACATTTCTTATATTAAACATACTACTGTAGATATTCAAAAGGCAGCCAATGTTACCTGGTATCAATTAATAAAAGATACATTTGAATACTTAGGTGGATACACAAGTTTATCTAAACTAAATAAAGTATTAGCTAATACCAAAAAAGCTAAATGTAATCCTCATTTCAAAGAACGTATACGAGCAACCATTTATGAGAATGGTGATTTCGTTCGTGTTAATAGAGGATTTTATAAATTAGTTTATGCAAGTTAAAGTCTATGATTATTATAAAATAGTCTGTTCGTTATTACAGACTATTTTATTTTAAATTAGTTTAAAATATAGGGTTACCATTAATAATATTCATGGTAACCATTAGTAACCATTGGTTACTCTATTGATTATACATCCCTTTATTTGTGGATTTTTATTCGTTAAAAAAAGATTACAACTTAAACAGTTGTAATCTTTTCCTTATCTTTTTTATTAGCATTAACTTTTTTATCAAATGATTTTTTGAATTCATTATACTGTTTTTTGGTATCGGAATCCAACTCATTTAATATTTCTTTTACATTAATTTCTCTAAACATAATATCACTCCTAAACTTTTATTGTAGTATTTCTTTGGCTCGTCTGAGAGCTTTTTCTAATTCAAATTTTTCAGCTTTACCTTTTTGCTTTTTACAAGCGTGTAAAAGGTAAACACTATTTGAATCTTTGATTACATACATAATCCTATTATGTCTGTAAAACTTTATCTCCCATAGTTTTCCTTTAAGCTGCCTTGTATTGAGAAGATTCAATTTATCTTCTTCTAAATACTGTATTATAGCTACAGCTTCAAAATACTCCTTTTTTGGTAATTTTTCTATGTATTCATTGATTAAATCCTTTCCACTTAAGGATTTATATGCATATACTTTCATTAACTTTTTTACCCCTTTCACCTTTCTCATTTGTAATGAGTATTAAACTTTTCTCTATCTAGTAGAGTAACTAAACTTAAATAATAGAATGGGGTAGTGGAGTAATATTAACGTTTTATTAATACAAGTTTTAACCCAAGCTCATTTGCTATTTTTTGTAACTTCTTATAACTAGGCATCTGTACTTTTGTCTCTATTTTTGATATTTCTTGTTGTTTTAATCCTAGTCTTTGAGCTAATTCTTTTTGGGTGAGTCCCATATTTTTTCTAGTTGTTATTAACATATTTATTATATCATAGTTGTCTTTATATTTTAAGTATTCTTCTTTTGTTTTATTATCCATTTTTTCTATTATTTCTTTGGAATGTATCTCTGTTAACATTTAAAATCACCTCTATATTATTATACAACTTATTCGTTGTATTTTCAAATGAAAAATATATTTCAGGTGAATAGACCGAAATATATTTTTTACTTCATTTTTTACTTTAGTAAACTTTATGCAGCATTTAATTTTTTGTTTACATTACTAAGCCATTTCTTAGCTACATTAAGTGCTTCTTCTGTTGGATTACTATTTTTATATCCTCGAATTTGTACTATACGATTGTTATTAAATTCTATCGTATATAGAGGTTTATCTTTATTGCTTTTATCTCTCATAAAGATAATAAATGTTTTTCCTGAAGCAACGCTTCTAACATAACTTTTAACGCAATGATGTAAAACCTCACTTTCTTTGATAAAATCACTAATTTTTCTTGGAAAAATAAAATTATATCCTTTTATTTCTTCTTGAAATATTTCTGCTACAGCACCATGAAGTTTTAGTAAATTTTCTTTTGTAATTTCATCTTCTTTAATTTTAATTAGTTTAGTAGTTTCCTCATGAGCCTTCATCAAATTTTTGGGATATAAAATAGATTTACTTTTCATATTATATCCTAGAAACTTACATTCCTCTAGATAATCCAAGTAATCTATATAAAAATTGTCATTTGTTATTTTTTGTTTTTTCTTATACATTATTAGTTTTTTTAAGGTTACATATCCACGTACAATTTCTCCCTCTTCATTTATTGCAGATGTTAACTTTTCTATATTACCATAAGGATAGAAATTGCTATAGTAATATCCATTTCCTTTAATATGTAAATACCTCAATTCTTTTGAATCTAACTCTTGGTTTATTTTTATTGAAAATTTGTACAATCTAAGAAGATAAATATCTACATTAGCTTGTTTTATTGTTTTCATTTGTTGCTTATTAAGTCCTAAAACCTTTTTAAGAGTATCAGCTTTTAAATTCATATCTATATCTATACTATCAAAGAATTTATTCCTAGATTGATATAAAATTATATCATTCACTAAATTATAAAGCTCATATTTTACAAACTGTTCTAATATTGGTTTCGTTTGATAATTATATAAGTAACGAATTACATCAATAGTCCCAATATTTTTAGCATTATTTAATCCACAATATTTATACTTGTCAATAAGCTCTTCATCAAGATTATCTGTATAGAGATAAGAAGATGGATGATATAAGCAATCATTTCTTTCATGCCAATTTGTTCCATACGACCAATAGTAATAACCATTACAGTATTGTTTATCACACCATCTATAACCTTGAGGCATTTTCTTTTCATTAACTAAAAATCTTGAGACTTCTGTTATATATAGTTTTTGTTTTTGATATGTCTCGTCCTTAATGGCTTCAAATACTCTAACAACTAATC
This sequence is a window from Vallitalea longa. Protein-coding genes within it:
- a CDS encoding PcfJ domain-containing protein, producing the protein MKKSKLSLKVEKIKFPKKYKYVIKGELITNKILQVTIYSCKNKKVLYRLFIDEKEYITYKYDSHKWSKAMLRNLESRDCNAITNYIVDTNIKANDSKKILGCQEEDLLISIYEYQKQLKIKAYIKKRRAIDDMFEQLKPLPEDLNEWVINKVFKDSNYIIYQKKGKKISGYCTRCKKKIKLDDVKHNKKIVCPNCQTEVTALSVGLWKRRNDVSNEKYFNIINNTSKGLVVRVFEAIKDETYQKQKLYITEVSRFLVNEKKMPQGYRWCDKQYCNGYYYWSYGTNWHERNDCLYHPSSYLYTDNLDEELIDKYKYCGLNNAKNIGTIDVIRYLYNYQTKPILEQFVKYELYNLVNDIILYQSRNKFFDSIDIDMNLKADTLKKVLGLNKQQMKTIKQANVDIYLLRLYKFSIKINQELDSKELRYLHIKGNGYYYSNFYPYGNIEKLTSAINEEGEIVRGYVTLKKLIMYKKKQKITNDNFYIDYLDYLEECKFLGYNMKSKSILYPKNLMKAHEETTKLIKIKEDEITKENLLKLHGAVAEIFQEEIKGYNFIFPRKISDFIKESEVLHHCVKSYVRSVASGKTFIIFMRDKSNKDKPLYTIEFNNNRIVQIRGYKNSNPTEEALNVAKKWLSNVNKKLNAA
- a CDS encoding type II toxin-antitoxin system RelE/ParE family toxin encodes the protein MKVYAYKSLSGKDLINEYIEKLPKKEYFEAVAIIQYLEEDKLNLLNTRQLKGKLWEIKFYRHNRIMYVIKDSNSVYLLHACKKQKGKAEKFELEKALRRAKEILQ
- a CDS encoding helix-turn-helix domain-containing protein: MLTEIHSKEIIEKMDNKTKEEYLKYKDNYDIINMLITTRKNMGLTQKELAQRLGLKQQEISKIETKVQMPSYKKLQKIANELGLKLVLIKR
- a CDS encoding SAM-dependent methyltransferase, coding for MYKSLGKKEIQTMYSYLESKFGREKTSQFLLEEGIKPLTNRVGKQLTSFMAFPQRGTEGSCGWKGNLSPKVSKALIDYIIDYKNYYNQKTNLKVIDAMGGSGTLKLLCDNLNISCSSYDLNPNYQHGVGGWNAITDDLPESADIINIHPPYYNAVTYSGNVWGNQPYPGDLSRCSCYKEFIEKLNIVNQKLFLSLRKGGRLLITVGDVRKNGKFFSIQQDMAKFGKLESFIVKAQYNCSSDNRTYKKPFIPIVTEYVMVFMKDKSFIVNISYIKHTTVDIQKAANVTWYQLIKDTFEYLGGYTSLSKLNKVLANTKKAKCNPHFKERIRATIYENGDFVRVNRGFYKLVYAS